From a single Leptospira levettii genomic region:
- a CDS encoding methylmalonyl-CoA mutase family protein, translating into MSTEILTYSPQNKIRFVTAASLFDGHDASINIMRRILQQSGVEVIHLGHNRSVQEIVQCAIQEDVQGIAITSYQGGHVEYFQYMIDLLKKEGANHIRVFGGGGGTILPSEIQILHQYGVAHIYSPDEGRTLGLQGMINDVVKQSDFATPLSFNGDLASHIQKKNYLALGQAITQMEFSLLQEKTKYSINLEFPPAKKTIPVLGITGTGGAGKSSLTDELVRRYLDDFPNQTIAILSVDPSKRKTGGALLGDRIRMNSIFNDRVYMRSFATREANIAMNRSVKGAIQILKSAGYDLIIVETAGIGQSDSEITEVADVSLYVMTPEYGAATQLEKIDMIDYADVIAINKFDKRGALDALRDVKKQYQRSRNLFNDTVDSMPVFGTIASQFQDAGTDELYAHLMGVVIQKSNLDWKSKYQKNQVGREASVVLPPDRVRYLTEIKEEIDRNAEWIKKEADLARSAYQLKGAITLLSKKGKSVVDLESEYQTTWNSLSVDSRNTIETWSEKIESFRKEQYSYFVRGKEIKVDNYTVSLSHLKIPKIATPRFVDWGDILEWSYQENFPGFFPYTAGVYPYKRSGEDPTRMFAGEGGPERTNRRFHYLSSGMPAKRLSTAFDSVTLYGEDPDIRPDIYGKIGNSGVNVATLDDAKKLYSGFDLCDPSTSVSMTINGPAPMVLAFFLNAAIDQACEKYIRSEGKTEEVTSKIKSIFDSKGLPVPKFDGNLPETNNGLGLLLLGVTGDDVLPKDTYEKLKKDALSQVRGTVQADILKEDQAQNTCIFSTEFALKMMGDIQHHFIQNQVRNFYSVSISGYHIAEAGANPITQVAFTLANGFTYVEYYLSRGMDINDFAPNLSFFFSNGIDPEYSVIGRVARRIWAKAMKFKYRANERSQMLKYHIQTSGRSLHSQEIDFNDIRTTLQALYAIYDNCNSLHTNAYDEAITTPTEESVRRAVAIQLIINRELGLAKNENPLQGAFIIEELTNLVEEAILTEFNRLTERGGVLGAMERMYQRNKIQEESLHYETLKHTGEYPIIGVNTFLNRNGSPTVIPGEVIRSTDEEKQQQIGNLKAFQKANVGKTDSAITKLKQVARAKENIFQELLETVKVASLGQISHALYEVGGQYRRNM; encoded by the coding sequence ATGAGCACCGAAATTCTGACTTACTCCCCTCAAAACAAAATCCGCTTTGTGACCGCGGCCTCTCTTTTTGACGGACACGATGCTTCCATTAATATCATGCGTAGGATCTTACAACAAAGTGGAGTGGAAGTGATCCACTTAGGTCACAACCGTAGTGTCCAAGAAATCGTTCAATGTGCCATCCAAGAAGATGTCCAAGGAATTGCCATCACCAGTTACCAAGGTGGTCACGTAGAATACTTCCAATACATGATTGATTTGTTAAAAAAAGAAGGAGCAAACCACATACGGGTGTTCGGTGGTGGTGGGGGAACGATTTTACCTTCTGAAATTCAAATTTTGCATCAATATGGCGTTGCACATATTTATTCACCTGATGAAGGTCGTACCCTCGGACTTCAAGGTATGATCAATGATGTGGTTAAACAATCTGATTTCGCAACACCACTGTCATTTAACGGTGATTTGGCGTCACACATTCAAAAGAAAAACTATTTAGCTTTGGGACAAGCCATCACACAGATGGAATTTTCTCTTTTGCAAGAAAAAACAAAGTATTCAATCAATTTGGAATTTCCACCTGCTAAAAAAACAATTCCTGTCCTTGGGATTACTGGTACAGGTGGAGCTGGAAAATCATCATTAACGGATGAGCTTGTTCGTCGTTATCTGGATGATTTTCCAAACCAAACCATTGCGATTTTATCGGTAGACCCTTCCAAACGAAAAACAGGTGGTGCACTACTTGGTGATCGTATACGTATGAATTCCATTTTCAATGATAGGGTTTACATGCGTTCGTTTGCCACAAGAGAAGCAAACATTGCCATGAACCGAAGTGTAAAAGGTGCCATCCAGATTCTTAAGTCAGCTGGTTATGATCTCATCATTGTGGAAACAGCAGGAATAGGGCAAAGTGATTCTGAAATCACAGAAGTTGCGGATGTATCATTGTATGTGATGACACCAGAATACGGTGCTGCCACTCAATTGGAAAAAATTGATATGATCGATTATGCGGACGTCATTGCGATCAATAAATTTGATAAACGTGGTGCCCTTGATGCCTTAAGAGATGTCAAAAAACAATACCAACGTTCCCGTAATTTATTCAATGATACCGTCGATAGTATGCCAGTGTTTGGAACTATTGCTTCTCAATTCCAAGATGCCGGGACAGATGAATTGTATGCCCACTTGATGGGAGTGGTGATTCAAAAATCAAATTTAGATTGGAAATCAAAATACCAAAAAAACCAAGTTGGAAGAGAAGCATCCGTTGTACTACCTCCAGACCGTGTTCGATACTTAACAGAAATCAAAGAAGAAATTGATCGAAATGCAGAATGGATCAAAAAGGAAGCCGACCTTGCTCGTTCCGCCTACCAACTGAAAGGTGCTATAACTTTACTTTCCAAAAAAGGAAAATCAGTAGTAGATTTGGAATCTGAATACCAAACAACTTGGAATTCTTTATCCGTAGATTCAAGAAATACCATTGAAACTTGGTCAGAAAAAATTGAGTCCTTTCGTAAGGAACAATATTCTTACTTTGTCCGTGGCAAAGAAATCAAAGTTGATAATTATACTGTATCATTAAGTCATCTTAAAATTCCAAAAATTGCCACTCCACGATTTGTGGATTGGGGTGATATTTTAGAATGGTCTTACCAAGAAAACTTTCCAGGATTTTTCCCATACACTGCAGGTGTGTATCCATACAAACGAAGTGGAGAAGACCCAACGCGTATGTTTGCAGGCGAAGGTGGACCAGAGCGTACCAATCGAAGGTTCCATTATTTAAGTTCGGGAATGCCCGCCAAACGTCTGTCAACTGCCTTTGATTCTGTGACTTTGTATGGAGAGGATCCAGACATACGACCTGATATTTATGGAAAAATTGGAAACTCTGGTGTCAATGTTGCAACGTTAGACGATGCAAAAAAACTTTATTCAGGTTTTGATCTTTGTGATCCTTCTACTTCTGTTTCCATGACGATCAACGGACCTGCACCAATGGTCCTTGCTTTTTTTCTCAATGCAGCAATTGACCAAGCTTGTGAAAAGTACATTCGGTCGGAAGGAAAAACAGAAGAGGTCACATCCAAAATCAAATCCATATTTGATTCAAAAGGATTACCTGTTCCAAAGTTTGATGGAAACTTACCAGAAACAAATAATGGTTTGGGATTACTCTTACTTGGGGTTACCGGAGATGATGTCCTTCCAAAAGATACATATGAGAAATTAAAAAAAGATGCTCTTTCTCAAGTGAGAGGAACTGTCCAAGCGGACATTCTAAAGGAAGACCAAGCCCAAAACACATGTATTTTTTCGACAGAGTTTGCGTTGAAGATGATGGGTGATATCCAACATCATTTTATTCAAAATCAAGTTCGTAATTTTTATTCCGTTTCTATTAGTGGTTACCACATAGCAGAAGCAGGTGCCAATCCAATCACTCAGGTTGCCTTTACTCTAGCAAATGGATTTACGTATGTGGAATATTATCTTAGCCGTGGGATGGACATCAATGACTTTGCTCCGAACTTGTCCTTCTTCTTTTCCAATGGAATTGATCCTGAGTATTCAGTGATTGGTCGTGTGGCTAGACGGATTTGGGCGAAAGCAATGAAGTTCAAATACAGAGCGAATGAACGCTCGCAGATGTTAAAGTATCACATTCAAACTTCTGGAAGGTCACTTCACTCTCAAGAAATTGACTTTAATGATATTAGAACCACATTGCAAGCCTTATATGCAATTTATGATAATTGTAATTCCCTTCATACAAATGCCTATGACGAAGCAATTACAACACCTACAGAAGAATCCGTTCGGCGAGCTGTTGCCATCCAACTTATCATCAATCGCGAGTTAGGTCTTGCTAAAAATGAAAATCCATTACAAGGAGCTTTCATCATTGAAGAACTGACCAATTTGGTAGAAGAGGCAATTCTCACCGAATTCAATCGATTGACAGAACGTGGGGGCGTACTCGGTGCAATGGAAAGAATGTACCAAAGGAATAAAATCCAAGAAGAGTCCCTCCATTATGAAACTTTAAAGCATACTGGTGAATATCCGATCATCGGAGTGAATACATTTCTCAATCGAAATGGTTCCCCAACAGTGATTCCTGGGGAAGTGATTCGTTCGACAGATGAGGAGAAACAACAACAAATTGGCAATTTGAAGGCATTCCAAAAAGCAAATGTTGGCAAAACGGATTCCGCGATCACAAAATTAAAACAAGTAGCTCGTGCCAAAGAAAATATCTTTCAAGAGTTACTAGAAACGGTGAAAGTGGCGTCTTTAGGGCAGATCTCACATGCATTGTATGAAGTGGGAGGTCAGTACCGCCGCAATATGTAA
- a CDS encoding C1 family peptidase, with translation MNLKIKSLILGVVLFSFHTTFAEEFDPSSVRSPGCKPGTFSCGYIPSPKEVQDTIPLKRDFNSFEDLPSSIDLSSQMPPVGNQGRQNSCVAWATGYAIKSYLLKNKGQSTEYDPPFAGGKGNFVFSPAFIYNQQNGGEDKGLYYYKTMEFLKSNGVAPWSSMPYTDKDYLSQPTQESKQEALKYKIKSFSRLNFKNPDEIKRVLAGKNVVMVGMIIDDAFYKLKGATVYDANSGQSYGGHAMTIVGYDDNKKSKSGKKGAFKLQNSWGTNWGDNGFGWVSYSMLAKVGQETYAIIDEPAPQNTTTPVVSVNPTKKPILAPTEIKVSKGDFDNKILLTWKHQESAVAYLIQRKEESDFYDLAYSDKPSFTDLSVSPNSTYAYRILAIGAEDVSVASLEVEGFTSSEPSQDGNLTQVVGLSGVVFSNGNTTSVQLAWSEIDGAANYTIAKSDSTFKWKTIGTSKSPDYVDNSPKSGEVNYYRVNAVINSKQSSDWSDSIAVEVANQSLLPNQVSKLSASNGDYANKIQLNWKAAPGAKNYFLFRFDENAEPSGQFEVSGTSYTDSDTTIQNGKSFIYTVIAANDLGYAEPSEVAFGKTDPGLTKRAGGVTLPAPKQLITNPVGKDKMVSLKWDSVKDSFEYYIYRKPIQNGKPGKLEFVSSVESKKTSFTEVFPGKSGDLFLYTVRSKSEFGAESKDSNFVSVFWNEPKSVVKKRAMSLEELPNQFTGKWTSMYWNPKLGPQNLQMEITGNGQDFTAKLKLNDKEIRQFSGSWTPGSKMIKTKGFSLELSNVMDGNSLVQFQSIKEIENGMELSFEKEN, from the coding sequence ATGAATCTGAAAATAAAATCATTAATACTCGGAGTTGTATTGTTCTCATTCCATACAACTTTTGCGGAAGAGTTTGACCCAAGTAGTGTTCGTTCACCTGGTTGTAAACCTGGAACCTTTTCTTGTGGTTACATCCCGAGTCCAAAAGAAGTACAAGATACAATTCCTCTCAAACGTGATTTTAATTCGTTTGAAGACTTACCAAGTTCAATTGACTTATCATCACAAATGCCACCTGTTGGAAACCAAGGAAGGCAAAATAGTTGTGTTGCATGGGCTACAGGTTATGCGATCAAATCCTATCTACTAAAGAATAAGGGCCAAAGCACCGAGTATGATCCGCCGTTTGCTGGTGGAAAAGGAAACTTTGTGTTTTCACCAGCCTTCATTTACAACCAACAAAATGGGGGAGAAGATAAAGGATTATACTATTACAAAACTATGGAATTCTTAAAATCCAATGGTGTGGCACCATGGAGCAGTATGCCTTATACAGACAAAGATTATTTGTCACAACCAACTCAAGAATCGAAACAAGAAGCTCTCAAATATAAAATAAAATCATTCTCTCGATTGAATTTTAAAAACCCAGACGAAATCAAGCGCGTATTAGCTGGCAAGAATGTTGTGATGGTTGGTATGATCATAGATGATGCTTTCTATAAATTGAAAGGTGCCACTGTTTATGATGCGAATAGTGGCCAAAGTTATGGTGGCCATGCCATGACAATTGTTGGATATGATGATAATAAAAAATCGAAATCGGGTAAAAAAGGTGCCTTTAAATTACAAAACTCATGGGGTACAAACTGGGGTGATAATGGATTTGGATGGGTATCCTATTCGATGTTGGCTAAAGTTGGACAAGAAACATACGCGATAATTGATGAGCCAGCACCACAGAATACAACAACGCCAGTTGTGAGTGTTAATCCCACTAAAAAACCTATTTTAGCTCCCACTGAAATTAAAGTTTCCAAAGGTGACTTCGATAATAAAATTCTACTGACTTGGAAACACCAAGAATCTGCAGTCGCTTACCTAATTCAAAGAAAGGAAGAATCTGATTTTTATGACTTAGCATATTCAGACAAACCAAGTTTTACCGACCTATCTGTTTCACCAAACTCTACTTATGCGTATCGAATTTTAGCTATTGGAGCTGAAGATGTTTCAGTTGCCTCATTAGAAGTAGAGGGATTTACATCGTCGGAACCATCACAAGATGGTAATTTGACACAAGTTGTTGGTCTCAGTGGAGTTGTTTTTTCGAATGGAAATACAACGAGTGTCCAATTGGCTTGGTCCGAAATTGATGGTGCCGCAAACTATACAATTGCTAAATCAGATTCGACTTTTAAATGGAAAACCATTGGGACAAGTAAGTCACCAGATTATGTAGATAACTCTCCTAAATCAGGAGAAGTGAATTATTATCGTGTAAATGCTGTCATCAATTCCAAACAATCATCAGATTGGAGTGATTCCATTGCTGTTGAAGTAGCCAATCAATCTTTATTACCAAACCAAGTTAGCAAGTTGTCAGCATCAAATGGTGATTATGCAAATAAAATCCAATTGAATTGGAAAGCTGCGCCTGGTGCTAAAAATTATTTTTTATTTCGATTTGATGAGAATGCAGAACCTTCGGGTCAATTCGAAGTATCTGGTACATCGTATACAGATTCTGATACAACCATTCAAAATGGAAAATCATTTATATATACAGTGATAGCTGCAAATGACTTAGGTTATGCGGAACCAAGTGAAGTTGCTTTTGGAAAAACGGATCCTGGTTTGACAAAACGTGCGGGTGGTGTGACACTTCCTGCTCCAAAACAATTGATTACAAACCCAGTTGGAAAAGATAAAATGGTCAGTTTGAAGTGGGATTCGGTGAAGGATAGTTTTGAATATTATATCTATCGAAAACCAATCCAGAATGGTAAACCTGGTAAATTAGAATTTGTATCCAGTGTGGAATCAAAGAAGACAAGTTTTACGGAAGTGTTTCCTGGAAAATCTGGTGATCTTTTTTTATACACTGTTCGCTCCAAATCAGAGTTTGGTGCTGAATCCAAAGATTCAAATTTTGTTTCGGTTTTTTGGAATGAACCAAAATCCGTTGTAAAAAAGAGAGCCATGTCTTTAGAAGAATTGCCAAATCAATTTACTGGAAAATGGACTTCTATGTATTGGAATCCAAAATTAGGTCCACAAAATTTACAGATGGAAATCACCGGTAATGGACAAGATTTTACTGCAAAATTAAAGTTAAATGATAAGGAAATCAGACAATTCTCTGGATCTTGGACTCCTGGAAGTAAAATGATCAAAACAAAAGGATTTAGTTTAGAACTATCCAATGTCATGGATGGCAATTCTTTGGTACAGTTCCAATCCATTAAAGAAATTGAAAATGGAATGGAACTGAGTTTCGAAAAAGAAAATTAA
- a CDS encoding c-type cytochrome: protein MGKIYSVKPTPVPKFVSNQDILEGKRLYQSRGCGDCHDVDGSGKTFINDPAIGTISGANLTAGKGGILNDRSDEELAVAIRHGVGKNGRALIFMPSTDFQGMTNEDVGKLISYLRSSTPVDKEQGEIKPGPLGRFLFVIGEIPVLVSAEQIDHETTHLQNLKPTVSLEYGKYVAATCTGCHGMKLVGGPIQGAPPEWPQAQNITKAGLSHYTEVSFIESIRTGKRPDGSEIKFPMPWQSLAKLTDTELKALWLYLQSI from the coding sequence ATGGGAAAAATATACTCCGTAAAGCCAACCCCGGTTCCAAAATTTGTATCCAACCAAGACATTCTAGAAGGAAAACGCCTTTATCAATCTCGAGGTTGTGGTGATTGCCATGACGTTGATGGAAGTGGAAAAACTTTTATCAACGATCCTGCAATTGGAACAATTTCAGGTGCAAACCTAACAGCTGGTAAAGGAGGAATATTAAACGATCGAAGTGATGAAGAATTGGCTGTCGCCATTCGCCATGGTGTAGGAAAAAATGGACGTGCACTCATTTTCATGCCTTCCACTGATTTTCAAGGTATGACAAATGAAGACGTTGGAAAATTAATTTCTTATCTTCGATCATCTACCCCAGTGGACAAAGAACAAGGAGAAATCAAACCAGGTCCTCTAGGTAGATTTTTATTTGTCATTGGAGAAATTCCTGTATTGGTCTCAGCAGAACAAATCGATCATGAAACAACTCATCTTCAAAACCTAAAACCAACTGTATCATTGGAATATGGTAAGTATGTTGCAGCAACTTGTACTGGATGTCATGGAATGAAGTTAGTTGGTGGCCCCATCCAAGGAGCTCCTCCTGAATGGCCTCAAGCACAAAATATTACGAAAGCAGGACTTTCTCATTATACAGAAGTTAGTTTTATTGAATCCATCCGAACAGGAAAACGCCCAGATGGATCAGAGATCAAGTTTCCAATGCCTTGGCAAAGTTTAGCTAAATTAACAGATACAGAGCTAAAAGCTCTTTGGCTGTATTTGCAAAGCATTTAA
- a CDS encoding (2Fe-2S) ferredoxin domain-containing protein, whose protein sequence is MFYEKHIFVCENQRAPGERVSCGNQGSIELLKLLKQKAAKAGIEYKFRVQKSGCLDRCELGPIQVSYPEGKWFAMKSEADVETILEYYLKTDQPDKYDHLIVADNTPT, encoded by the coding sequence ATGTTTTACGAAAAACATATCTTTGTTTGTGAAAACCAAAGGGCACCCGGCGAACGGGTGTCATGTGGGAACCAAGGTTCCATTGAACTTCTCAAATTATTGAAACAAAAAGCCGCCAAAGCTGGAATTGAATATAAATTTCGGGTACAAAAATCGGGATGTCTTGATCGTTGTGAACTTGGTCCCATCCAAGTCTCCTATCCTGAAGGCAAATGGTTTGCAATGAAATCAGAAGCCGATGTCGAAACCATCTTAGAATATTACTTGAAGACAGACCAACCAGACAAATACGACCACCTCATTGTCGCAGACAATACCCCAACTTAA
- the gcvP gene encoding aminomethyl-transferring glycine dehydrogenase: MSSVKPSSPIHSPYEETLEPSDTFLRRHVGVTEETVSEMLSTIGYKELDDLISDAVPENIRLRKELDLPKPIGEYALQKDLKKIVSKNKIYRSYLGLGYYSCITPPVIQRNILENPGWYTAYTPYQAEIAQGRMEALINFQTMITDLTGMEIANASLLDEGTAAAEAMNMLFSLKDDNQGKSFFVSQSVHPQTLDVIRTRAIPLGINIVVGSFKKMVPSNDFFGAIVQYPSTDGTIYDFSEFIESLHKVGAKTVVAADLLALTILKSPGEMNADVVVGTTQRFGLPLGFGGPHAGYFATKEEYKRNMPGRLIGVSKDSQGKPGYRLSLQTREQHIRRDKATSNICTAQVLLAVLSSMYAVYHGPKGLKQIASRVHRMTTILATGLEKLGYKIISQPYFDTIRVELSKISSAEIIHYAEEREINIRQVSGHVISISLDETTNVKDIKDLLEVFNENKALHFPLEDLTTKEEWKIPELLERKSSYLTHPVFNSFHTETEMLRYIRRLEAKDLSLTTSMIALGSCTMKLNASTEMYPVTWPELSNIHPFVPENQTEGYRTLFSQLEKWLCEITGFAEVSLQPNAGSQGEYAGLLAIRNFHQSRNDMHRDICLIPISAHGTNPASAVMAGFKVVPVNCDLNGNIDVEDLKKKAVEYKDKLGALMVTYPSTHGVFEASIKEICQTIHDNGGQVYMDGANMNAQVGLTRPGDIGADVCHLNLHKTFCIPHGGGGPGVGPIGVAEHLAPFLPGHSLVENGSNNSQWAVSAAPWGSASIIVISWAYIAMLGFEGLRYATKIAILNANYIAKKLESAFPVLYRGNKGLVAHECILDMRGFKKTSGIEVEDIAKRLIDYGFHSPTMSFPVPGTLMVEPTESESKEELDRFIDSMLSIAKEIKDIESGVLSKEDNPLKNSPHTADMVISDSWNHTYPRERAAYPLPWLRSRKFWPSVGRVDNVYGDRNLVCSCIPMENYVVS; this comes from the coding sequence GTGAGTTCCGTAAAACCTTCATCACCCATCCATTCCCCTTACGAAGAAACATTAGAACCAAGTGACACCTTCCTACGCCGTCATGTTGGTGTGACAGAAGAAACTGTTTCCGAAATGCTTTCTACAATTGGATACAAAGAATTGGATGATCTGATTAGTGATGCTGTTCCCGAAAACATTCGGTTACGCAAGGAACTCGATTTACCAAAACCAATTGGTGAATATGCTCTCCAAAAAGATTTAAAGAAAATTGTTTCTAAAAACAAAATCTACAGATCCTATTTGGGACTTGGATACTATTCTTGTATCACTCCTCCAGTGATCCAAAGGAACATTTTAGAAAATCCAGGTTGGTATACTGCTTACACTCCGTACCAAGCGGAGATTGCCCAAGGAAGGATGGAAGCACTCATCAACTTCCAAACGATGATCACAGATCTTACAGGGATGGAAATCGCCAATGCTTCACTCCTTGATGAAGGAACTGCTGCTGCTGAGGCAATGAATATGTTGTTTTCATTAAAAGATGACAACCAAGGAAAATCTTTCTTTGTTTCACAATCGGTTCACCCACAAACCTTAGATGTAATCCGTACTCGTGCAATCCCACTTGGAATCAACATTGTTGTTGGTTCTTTTAAAAAGATGGTTCCTTCCAATGATTTTTTTGGAGCGATTGTCCAATACCCATCTACTGATGGAACTATTTATGATTTTAGCGAATTCATTGAAAGCCTGCACAAAGTAGGTGCCAAAACTGTAGTAGCGGCAGACCTTCTTGCACTCACCATTTTAAAATCACCAGGTGAAATGAATGCAGACGTGGTTGTGGGAACCACACAACGTTTTGGATTGCCACTTGGTTTTGGTGGTCCCCATGCTGGTTACTTTGCTACAAAAGAAGAATACAAACGAAATATGCCAGGACGCCTCATCGGTGTATCGAAAGATTCTCAAGGAAAACCAGGTTACCGTTTAAGCCTCCAAACACGTGAACAACACATTCGACGAGACAAAGCAACATCTAACATTTGTACAGCGCAAGTATTACTCGCAGTACTTTCCTCTATGTATGCAGTGTATCATGGTCCAAAAGGTCTCAAACAAATTGCATCTCGTGTTCATAGAATGACAACCATTCTCGCCACTGGACTTGAAAAGTTAGGATACAAAATCATTTCACAACCTTACTTTGATACCATTCGAGTAGAACTGTCTAAAATCTCATCGGCTGAAATCATCCATTACGCAGAAGAAAGAGAAATCAATATTCGACAAGTATCAGGTCACGTGATCAGCATTTCATTAGATGAAACAACAAACGTCAAAGACATCAAAGATCTTCTTGAAGTATTTAATGAAAACAAAGCACTCCATTTTCCATTAGAAGACCTAACAACAAAAGAAGAATGGAAAATTCCAGAACTTCTTGAAAGAAAATCATCATACTTAACTCATCCAGTTTTTAATAGTTTCCATACGGAAACAGAGATGTTACGTTACATTCGTAGACTGGAAGCAAAGGATTTATCTTTAACTACTTCTATGATTGCATTAGGTTCTTGTACGATGAAACTGAATGCATCTACAGAGATGTATCCGGTCACTTGGCCAGAACTATCGAATATCCATCCCTTTGTCCCTGAAAACCAAACAGAAGGATACCGTACTCTATTTAGCCAATTAGAAAAATGGTTATGTGAAATCACGGGATTTGCTGAAGTATCACTCCAACCAAATGCTGGTTCACAAGGAGAATACGCAGGTTTACTTGCAATTCGTAATTTCCACCAAAGCCGTAATGATATGCACAGAGACATTTGTCTTATCCCAATTTCGGCTCACGGCACAAACCCTGCCTCAGCAGTGATGGCAGGATTCAAAGTGGTTCCAGTGAATTGTGATCTCAATGGAAACATTGATGTAGAAGACTTAAAGAAAAAAGCAGTTGAATACAAAGACAAGTTAGGTGCCCTAATGGTAACCTATCCTTCTACACACGGAGTTTTTGAAGCTTCCATCAAAGAAATTTGCCAAACCATTCACGACAATGGTGGTCAAGTATATATGGATGGTGCCAATATGAACGCACAGGTTGGTTTAACAAGACCTGGGGATATCGGTGCCGATGTTTGCCATTTAAACTTACACAAAACATTTTGTATCCCACACGGTGGTGGTGGTCCAGGTGTTGGACCGATTGGTGTAGCAGAACACTTAGCTCCTTTTTTACCAGGACATAGTCTTGTGGAAAATGGATCGAATAACAGCCAGTGGGCGGTATCTGCGGCTCCTTGGGGATCTGCATCTATCATTGTGATCTCATGGGCATACATTGCTATGCTCGGATTTGAAGGTCTACGATATGCAACAAAAATTGCCATCCTCAATGCTAATTACATAGCCAAAAAATTAGAATCCGCTTTTCCCGTTTTATACCGAGGAAACAAGGGTCTTGTGGCTCATGAGTGTATTTTGGATATGCGTGGATTCAAAAAAACGAGTGGAATCGAAGTTGAAGATATCGCCAAACGTTTGATCGACTATGGATTTCACTCACCTACTATGTCATTCCCTGTTCCAGGAACTCTCATGGTAGAGCCAACTGAGTCAGAATCCAAAGAAGAATTGGACCGTTTTATTGATTCCATGTTATCAATTGCAAAGGAAATCAAGGATATCGAGTCTGGAGTTCTCTCCAAAGAAGATAATCCTCTCAAAAACTCTCCTCATACCGCGGACATGGTGATTAGCGATTCTTGGAACCATACATATCCTCGGGAACGTGCAGCGTATCCTCTTCCTTGGCTTCGTTCACGAAAATTTTGGCCAAGTGTCGGACGAGTGGACAATGTGTACGGGGATCGGAACTTAGTTTGTTCCTGTATACCCATGGAAAACTACGTCGTTTCCTAA
- the gcvH gene encoding glycine cleavage system protein GcvH has product MADTQARDGYYYTEKHEWVKVEGDVALVGITDFAQNALGDIVFIDLPKPGKQIKAKDSLGTIESVKAAEDLYSPISGEVVETNPSLGSNPQSVNAEPFDTWMVKLKNIQTSELGGLLSAAQYKEYVSKLD; this is encoded by the coding sequence ATGGCAGACACACAAGCAAGAGACGGTTATTATTATACAGAAAAACATGAATGGGTAAAAGTAGAGGGAGATGTGGCTCTTGTTGGAATCACTGACTTCGCACAAAACGCATTAGGTGACATTGTCTTCATCGACCTTCCAAAACCTGGAAAACAAATTAAAGCAAAAGATAGTTTAGGAACCATTGAATCAGTCAAAGCGGCAGAAGATTTATATTCCCCGATTTCTGGTGAAGTAGTCGAAACAAACCCGTCCCTTGGTTCCAACCCACAATCTGTGAATGCAGAACCTTTTGATACTTGGATGGTTAAATTAAAAAACATCCAAACATCTGAGCTTGGAGGATTACTCTCAGCTGCACAATATAAAGAATACGTTTCCAAATTGGATTAA